The nucleotide sequence GCGCGGGCGGTGTTAGGCGCGGGAGCGCGGCATCTGCGGTGTACGTCTTGGGGGCGACGGTCGCCTTGCGCTCATCGAGCCACATCGGCAAGGCCTTGCGGACGGTGATCTGTCCGGCGCGGCGGTCGAACCCACCCGCGAGCGCGGCACGCTCGCGGGTGAGCCAGTCGACAGCCTCGCGGCGGGTGTCGAACATCTTTGTGCCGATGTCGACCCGACCTTGCTTCAGTCGCGCTTGCCAGCGACCGTTCGTCATCTTCCGGACGTTCACGCGGCCACCTCCTCAAGCCAGGCGAGCACGTCGCTACGGCGATAGCGGGGCGAGTCAGGAGAGAGCCAGTAGACGCGAGGTCCCTTGCCGGTTGCCCGCCAGCGGCAGAGCGTCGACGGCGTCACCTTGAGCGCTTCGGCGACCTCGCGCGATGTCCAGAGGATCGGCAGCACATCGTTCGGGTCGTTGGCTGATCCCGCGACGGCCAGGTGATCGCGGCGGCTGATCTTGCTCATCAGTGGGCCTCCTTGGCGCTCGTGTTGTG is from Nocardioides panzhihuensis and encodes:
- a CDS encoding helix-turn-helix transcriptional regulator — its product is MSKISRRDHLAVAGSANDPNDVLPILWTSREVAEALKVTPSTLCRWRATGKGPRVYWLSPDSPRYRRSDVLAWLEEVAA